The Mesorhizobium loti DNA segment ATGCAAGGCCCGGCGATTCCTGGCGCAACCGCTACCGCACGCTCGTGCTGCACGACCCGGTCTGGTACGACCATCTGCCCTACATTCCGTTCCCGGAGAACTGGCCTGTCTTCACGCCCAAGGACAAGATGGGCGACTGGCTGGAAATGTACACGCGCGTCATGGAGCTCAATTACTGGGTCGCCACAAAATGCCTCAGCGCCTCCTATGACGAGGCGCAGAAGGAGTGGACCGTGGTGGTCGACCGCGTCGGCCGGCAGATCACGCTGAAGCCGAAACATGTCGTCTTCGCCACCGGCGCCTATGGCCCGCCGCGAAAGATCGACCTGGCCGGCGCCAGCGAATTCAAGGGCGAATTACTGCATTCCAGCCAGTATGCCAGCGGCGACAAATTCCGCGGCAGACGCGTTGCAGTCATCGGTGCGGCAAGTTCGGGGCACGACGTCTGCGTCGACCTCTGGGAAAGCGGCGCCGACGTCACCATGATCCAGCGTTCGCCGACCACCGTGGTCAAATCCGACACACTGATGGAAGTAGGCTTCGAGATCTTCTCGGAGGGCGCATTGGCGCGCGGCATCACCACCGAAAAGGCCGACATGATCGTCGCCTCGACACCCTTCGCGCTGGCGCCCAAGGGCCAGCGCGCGCTCTACGAGGTGATCAAGGCGCGCGACGCGGCCTTCTACGACCGCCTGCGAGCCTCCGGCTTCGCCATCGATTTCGGCGACGACGAGACCGGCCTGCTGATGAAGGCCTACCGGACCGGCTCGGGCTACTACATCGATGTCGGCGCCTCGGACCTGATCATCGACGGCAAGATCGGCATCCGCAGCGGTGTTGCCATCAAGTCGCTGACGAAAAACGGCATCCTGTTCGAGGACGGCAGCGAACTCGAGGCCGACGCCATCATCGCCTGCACCGGCTACCAGTCGATGAACGAGAATGTCGCGGCACTTGTCTCGCGCGAGGTCGCCGACAAGGTCGGCCCCTGCTGGGGCCTCGGTTCCGGCGTCAAGGGCGATCCTGGCCCCTGGCAAGGCGAGCTGCGCAACATGTGGAGACCGACGGCGCAGGAAGCGCTGTGGTTCCACGGCGGCAATCTGGCGCTGTCGCGTTTTTACTCCAAATACGTGGCGCTGCAGATCAAGGCGCGTATGGAGGGGATCGCGACGCCGGTTTATGGGAAGCCAAGCAACGCGGGGCGGTGAAGCTAGCGATCTCCCCCCTCGTGGGGGAGATGGCCGGCAGGCCAGAGGGGGGCGCTGTCCCGCCGGCGTATCAATTCATTGAACTCGCGCGCCCTCGGAGGTCCTTGCTCGATCGCAGCCTAACGAAGGTTTGCGTTCCGTCACGCCCCCCTCTGCCCTGCCGGGCATCTCCCCCACAAGGGGGGAGATTGGCTAATTACTCATGCCGATGCCCAAAGTGCCTTGCCGCAACCTCGACATGCGTATGCGCCACCTGTGCTTCGAAACGCTCCGTCTCGTCGCGGTCGGGCGCCTCGTTCGGCCACCAGGTGCCGCCGATGACGATGCCTTCCGAGACCAGCCGCTGATCGGCGACCAACGCGGCGCCGACCGCGTCGACGAAGGTGAAACGGCCCGGCCGCTGGCGAAGGACAGTGACATCGCCGACGGTGCCGATCGCCAGCGTGCCGAGGTCCGGCCTGGCGATCGCCCGCGCCGGCGCTTGCGTCGCCGCGCGCAGCACCTCGACCAAAGGCATGCCGAGCGCCATCAGCTTCGACATGCAGACCAGAATGTCGAAGGCCGGCCCGTCGACGCAGTAGAGATGCACGTCGCTCGAGATGACGTCGGGCGCCAGCCCTTCGGCGAGCATGGCGCGCGCCACTTCGAAGTCGAACGAGCCCATGCCATGGCCGAGATCGAAGATGACGCCGCGCTCGCGCGCCAGCCGCATGTCGGGCCGCACCGCGCCGGAGGCGAAGACCGGCGCGTTGGGGAACGGCCGGAAGCAATGGGTGAGGACATCGCCCCGGCGCAGGCGCGGCAGCACTTCCGAGCGGCCGGGCGGCGGCTCGTCAATATGCGCCATCAGCGGCAGGCCGGCCTTGTCGGCGGCCTCCAGCGCCAGATCGACCGGCGCGATGCCGCTGGTGCCGCCGGCATGCTTGCCGGAGCGGACCTTCACGCCGACGACGACATCGGCGTGTTCGCGCGCGGCGGCGACCACTTCGCGCGGCTCGCAGAGCCTCAGATCGCTGCACTCGCCGACCGACACCGACTGCGAGAAGCCGAAGATACCGGCAAAG contains these protein-coding regions:
- a CDS encoding FAD-dependent pyridine nucleotide-disulfideoxidoreductase, with protein sequence MLEIAPTKQAAAWLQSLAQALAAGDATAAANLFVDDCYWRDLLTFTWNVTTMEGRDAIADMLKSTLPTTKPTAWQLTGEATSDEGTIEAWFTFETAVATGQGILRLRDGRCRTLFTAMTDLKGFEERKGAARPLGVRHKADPERETWSEARARETRELGASEQPYCLVIGGGQGGIMLGARLRQLGVPTIVIEKNARPGDSWRNRYRTLVLHDPVWYDHLPYIPFPENWPVFTPKDKMGDWLEMYTRVMELNYWVATKCLSASYDEAQKEWTVVVDRVGRQITLKPKHVVFATGAYGPPRKIDLAGASEFKGELLHSSQYASGDKFRGRRVAVIGAASSGHDVCVDLWESGADVTMIQRSPTTVVKSDTLMEVGFEIFSEGALARGITTEKADMIVASTPFALAPKGQRALYEVIKARDAAFYDRLRASGFAIDFGDDETGLLMKAYRTGSGYYIDVGASDLIIDGKIGIRSGVAIKSLTKNGILFEDGSELEADAIIACTGYQSMNENVAALVSREVADKVGPCWGLGSGVKGDPGPWQGELRNMWRPTAQEALWFHGGNLALSRFYSKYVALQIKARMEGIATPVYGKPSNAGR
- a CDS encoding Amidohydrolase 3, translated to MQFDLLLKGGRLIDPASGIDAPRDVAIANGRVAAIDADIPADRAAQVVDATGRIVAPGLVDLHSHVYWGGTSLGVDADRLAAKSGTTTFIDAGSAGAGNFLGFRRHVMERSRVRILAYVNISFAGIFGFSQSVSVGECSDLRLCEPREVVAAAREHADVVVGVKVRSGKHAGGTSGIAPVDLALEAADKAGLPLMAHIDEPPPGRSEVLPRLRRGDVLTHCFRPFPNAPVFASGAVRPDMRLARERGVIFDLGHGMGSFDFEVARAMLAEGLAPDVISSDVHLYCVDGPAFDILVCMSKLMALGMPLVEVLRAATQAPARAIARPDLGTLAIGTVGDVTVLRQRPGRFTFVDAVGAALVADQRLVSEGIVIGGTWWPNEAPDRDETERFEAQVAHTHVEVAARHFGHRHE